The Chitinophaga niabensis genomic interval CTGGATAAGCTGAAATATCCTAAAACCAAAGTGACCATTGGTTTGATCGGTAAATACGTGGAATTGCAGGATGCCTACAAATCCATCCTGGAATCATTTGTTCATGCAGGTGCCGTGAATGAATGCAAAGTGATCGTACAAAATATTCACTCTGAGCATATTACGCCGGAAAATGTAAGTGAGAAACTGAAAAATCTGGATGGTTTGCTCGTAGCTCCCGGTTTCGGGCACAGGGGAATAGAAGGAAAGATCACCGCTATACAGTATGCCCGCGAAAACCACCTGCCTTTCTTTGGTATCTGTTTAGGTATGCAAATGGCCGTTGTGGAATATTCCCGCAACGTACTCGGCCTCCGCGACGCACACTCCACAGAAATGAACCCGGAAACACCTTACCCGGTGATCAACCTGATGGAAGAACAAAAGAAGATCACTAAAATGGGCGGTACCATGCGTTTAGGCTCCTATGCCTGCGAACTGAAACCCGGCTCGCAAGCTGCTGAGATCTACCATAACCAGGCCTCTATCAACGAACGCCACCGTCACCGCTACGAGTTCAATAACGACTTCCTGGACCAGTTAGAAGAGGGCGGCCTTGTTGCCTCCGGTAAAAACCCGGAAACCGGCCTCGTGGAAATGATCGAATTGCCGGGCCATCCCTTCTTTATAGGCGGCCAGTTCCACCCGGAACTGAAAAGTACCGTAGAAAGCCCGGCGCCTATATTTGTCAGCTTCATCGCCGCCGCCAAGAGTTTTGCCGAAAGCAGGAATGGCAAAGCTAAACAGGCGGAAGAGAAGATGATACATGATTGATATTTTTTATAAGTGATAGTGGATTCCGGCAGATGAATACTTTAACAATTCATCTGCCGGAATTCGTACATATTGCTACCTTATATATTACCTTTGCTCCTTAAATTTTAAAATCGACATGGACAGAAATTCGGTCATTGGTTTTGTGTTACTTGGCGCTTTGCTGATTGGATATATTTTCTGGAATCAACAAAGCACTAATACTGCAAAGCTGGAGAAGGCCCGTCAGGATTCCATCGCCAACCTGAATAAGCCTAAGGAAGAACAGGCCAAAGTAATTGATTCTACCGGAGGCAATATTGTACTGGACTCAGCCCGTCTGCAAAGCGAATACGGTCCTTTTGCCGCAGCCGCCAGCGGAACGGAACAACAACAGGTACTGGAAAACAAACTGGTAAAGATCACTTTTAGCAATAAAGGCGGTGAACCACGTACTATTCAACTGCTTGATTTTAAAACCTCTGATGGCAAGCCCCTGTTCCTGCAACAAGGTTCCTTTAACAGAACAGGCCTGAAAATACCTTTAGCGAATAACCAGTCGCTCAATACTTCGGATGCTTATTTTGCACCACAGCCGGTACAAAAGAATGCAGATGGCAGCCAGACCATCAGCTACCGCCTCGGTACCAGCGCCAACCAATACCTGGAATATGTATATACCCTGAAGGCAGACAGCTACCTGGTGGATTATACCATCAACCTCATTGGTATGCAGAACGTATTGCCGAAAGGTAATATCAACTTCCAGTGGAACAGCCAGGCAGACCGCCAGGAGCATAACATGGAGCAGGAGCGTTTAAATAACCAGATCCATTACCGCTTTGCGAATAAGGACCATGATTATTTCACCCTCACTAACCGCAGCCAGGAAAAGCTGGATAAACCCATCCAGTGGATCAGCTTCAAGCAGCAATTCTTCAATATCACCCTGCTGGCCCGCAAAGAAAACTTTGCATCCGCAGAGATCAATACCAAAGTACCGGAAAGTGGTAACATCGTTGGTCAGAACATGACCACCCTGGCTATCCCTTATAACGGTGCTGCCGCTTACAGCTTCCCCATGGAAGTGTATTACGGCCCTAACCACTACCAGACCTTAAAAAGGATGGATGTAGACCTGGAAAAGATCATCCCGCTCGGTTCCGGGATCTTTGCCTTTGTAAAGTATGTGAACAAATGGATCATCATCCCTGTGTTCAACTTCCTGGGTAGTCTTACTTCCAACTATGGTCTGATCATCCTGCTCCTCACCATCTTCATCCGCCTGATCATTGCTCCGTTCACTTATCAGAGTTATGTATCGGCTGCAAAGATGAAAGTACTGAAACCGGAACTGGATGAATTGCGTGCCAAATACAAAGATGATCAGCAATCCTTTGGTGTGGAACAAATGAAGCTCTTCCGCAGCGCCGGTGTGAACCCGCTGGGAGGTTGTTTGCCTGCACTGATGCAATTGCCCATCCTCGTAGCGATGTACTCTTTCTTCCCCTCTTCCATTGAGCTGAGGCAGGAAAGTTTCCTCTGGGCAAAAGACCTTTCCACCTACGATTCCATCTACACCTTCGGCTTTAATATTCCTTTCTACGGAGATCACATCAGCTTGTTCACCATCCTGATGACCATCACCAGTTTGATCCTCGCTTTCTACAACCGTGGAATGACGGACCAAAGCAACCCGGTGATGAAATACATGCCATATGTATTCCCCGTAATGTTGCTCGGTATCTTCAACAAACTTGCAGCGGCGCTTACTTATTACTACTTCCTGAGTAACGTGATCAGTATCCTGTTGCAATGGGTGATCCAGACCTTTGTGATCAACCACGATAAGATCCATGCAAAGATCCAGGCGAATAAATCAAAGCCGAAGACCCAATCCAAATGGGCGGCAAAACTGGAAGAAATGCAGAAACGCCAGCAGGAAATACAGAAAACACCCAAGAAGAAATAAAATAAAAATATCCCAAAGGCTCCACGAAACTGGGGCCTTTGTTTTTTAACAGTGAACACATGAGAGTTATTTTATTAGCAGGTTTATTATTAACCGCTGCCGGCAGCTATGCACAAACTTATATGCCCTCTGCGGAGCGCATTACCAGAACAGTAAGTTATCTCGCTTCTGATAAATTGAAAGGAAGAGGTACCGCAGAAAAAGGAGGGGAAAAAGCAAGTAAGTATGTGGCAAAGAAATTTGCCACCCTGGGCCTGGAACCGGGTTTTAACGGCAAATATTATCAACCCTTCACCTTTACCCGTGGCAAACATGTTGATGTGCCCAGCAGGAATGTGATCGGCTTCCTGGATAACGGAGCGCCTTATACGATCATCATCGGCGCACATTATGATCACCTTGGCCGGGCCGGGCTTTTCGATGGGAAATACCCTATTGGTGAGATCCATAACGGAGCGGACGATAATGCCTCCGGTGTGGCCGGTTTACTGGAACTGGCAAGGTATTACACAGAGAATGGAACGCAGGAAGACTTCAATTTTATGTTCATAGCTTTTGGAGGAGAGGAGCTGGGATTGCAAGGCTCAAAGTACTATGTGAAGCACCCTGTTGATTCGCTGGATAATATCCATTTCATGCTGAACATGGATATGATAGGGCGGTATAATCCTGAACGTGGGGTAGGTATTGGCGGATACGGCAGTGCGGAAGAATGGCCGGCCATTTTTAAAGATGTTAAAGGAGATGGTGTGAAGTTCTTTACTGATGCAGCTGGTAAGGGTGGATCGGATCATCACAGTTTTTATGTGGCTGGTGTGCCGGTATTATTTTTTCACACCGGCGGACATGATGATTATCACAAACCTACAGATGATATCGCTAAGCTGAAAGCCAGGGAGGAAGCCGGTATCCTGGGTATTGCCATTCAGCTGATCAACAATGCCATGAAGGAAAAGAAGCTGACCTATAAGGGAGAGGAAGAAAAGAAGTAGTTGGTAATTAACAGGAGAATAACAACCATTTTATTTCCGGATGGGTTGTACCTAAGTATTAAATCTTACGTACAATGAAAAAGAACTTACACATCAACCCCGAACTGCAACTGCTTACTACCACACAAATGAATGAGATCAGGGGTGGAGATGTTATTGATGTTAACGAAGTTCAGGATGATATTGAATTACCTAAGCTGCCTAATTTACCATCATCTCAACCGAATTTTATTCCGGTATACGTTAATCAATGAGACAATAAAAAAAGCGTTCCAACCGGAACGCTTTTTTTGTAATGAGATATTTATGTTCTTTTAATTTTAGCTCAACCCCACCGCGCTTTTTGCAAAGGTTGGTTTCAATTAGTTATCTTTCTTCACCGGTTTCGGCGGCATCAAAGCCTTTGGGTCCTTTGGCTGCGTAGCCGGATCTTTCGCCGGTTTATCTTTTTCTTTCGCAGGTTCTTTCTCTTTCGCAGGCTCTTCTTTCTTCTGATTCTCTACCGGTTCTCCATACTGCCCCACATCCACTACCGGTTCATAATCAGTAGCAGCACCATTCCCCACATCTTCTGCTTCAGCGCCGGGTTGTACGTTAGAATCATAATTAAAGTACAGATCATTATGCAGGTTAGCAGGAATAGGGAAGGTAGAATTAGGATCAACCCCCAGTGTTTTATCTGCATACACTTTCTGCATGAAATAAGCCCATATAGGTAAACCCGTATTCGCACCCTGTCCCAATGCTGTACTCGCAAAACGCAGGTAGTTGTTTTCGCAGCCTACCCATGCACCGGCCAGCAATTGTGGGGTATACCCCAGGAACCATCCATCTGTATTATCATTCGTTGTACCGGTCTTACCACCAATCTCACCAGGAATATTAAAACGGAAACGTAATCTCGCACCGGTACCACCCGCAGCAGTAACCCCTTCCATCATCTTCACCATTGTATAAGAATCCGTTTCGCTGATCACTTCTCTTTTTTCAGGAACAGAAGTTTCCAGGATATTGCCATTACGGTCTTCAATACGTGTGATGTAGATAGGTTTGGTGATCACCCCTCTTGCAGGGAACATCGTATAAGCACGCAGCATTTCAAAAAGGGAAAGCTCCGGCGTACCCAATGCAATGGATGGATATTCAGGGATCTTGCCTTCAAATCCGATCTTGTTCTGCGCAAAATCCGCAAAAGCTTTGGCACCTATTTGTTTGATGAGGTAAACGCTCACCAGGTTGAGCGATTTAGCCAATGCACCTGCCATGGAAATGGAACCACCCACGCTTCCCTCAGAGTTGCGGCTCACCGTCCAGTTACCAATGGTAACAGGTTCGTTGGGCAGCATCGCATTCGGACTGAAACCATTCATCAGCGCAAAGCAATAGAGGAATGGTTTAAAGGTAGAACCCACCTGGCGTTTGGTTTTATAAACGTGATCATTTTTGAAATAACGGAAATTAGGACCACCTACCCATGCTTTCACTTCCCCGCTTTCAGGGTCCATGGCCATGAAACCTGCCTGCAGTACAGCACGCATGTATTTGATGGAATCCATGGGCGTCATCACGGTATCGATATCATTCAGATCGGGTTCAGTGAAACTGCGCCATGCGAATACCTTCATTTTAACAGGTGTACTGAAAGCTTTTTTGATCTCTTCGTCCGTAGCTTCATCATCCTTCATTTGTTTATAACGGTCG includes:
- the yidC gene encoding membrane protein insertase YidC; the protein is MDRNSVIGFVLLGALLIGYIFWNQQSTNTAKLEKARQDSIANLNKPKEEQAKVIDSTGGNIVLDSARLQSEYGPFAAAASGTEQQQVLENKLVKITFSNKGGEPRTIQLLDFKTSDGKPLFLQQGSFNRTGLKIPLANNQSLNTSDAYFAPQPVQKNADGSQTISYRLGTSANQYLEYVYTLKADSYLVDYTINLIGMQNVLPKGNINFQWNSQADRQEHNMEQERLNNQIHYRFANKDHDYFTLTNRSQEKLDKPIQWISFKQQFFNITLLARKENFASAEINTKVPESGNIVGQNMTTLAIPYNGAAAYSFPMEVYYGPNHYQTLKRMDVDLEKIIPLGSGIFAFVKYVNKWIIIPVFNFLGSLTSNYGLIILLLTIFIRLIIAPFTYQSYVSAAKMKVLKPELDELRAKYKDDQQSFGVEQMKLFRSAGVNPLGGCLPALMQLPILVAMYSFFPSSIELRQESFLWAKDLSTYDSIYTFGFNIPFYGDHISLFTILMTITSLILAFYNRGMTDQSNPVMKYMPYVFPVMLLGIFNKLAAALTYYYFLSNVISILLQWVIQTFVINHDKIHAKIQANKSKPKTQSKWAAKLEEMQKRQQEIQKTPKKK
- a CDS encoding M20/M25/M40 family metallo-hydrolase, with the translated sequence MRVILLAGLLLTAAGSYAQTYMPSAERITRTVSYLASDKLKGRGTAEKGGEKASKYVAKKFATLGLEPGFNGKYYQPFTFTRGKHVDVPSRNVIGFLDNGAPYTIIIGAHYDHLGRAGLFDGKYPIGEIHNGADDNASGVAGLLELARYYTENGTQEDFNFMFIAFGGEELGLQGSKYYVKHPVDSLDNIHFMLNMDMIGRYNPERGVGIGGYGSAEEWPAIFKDVKGDGVKFFTDAAGKGGSDHHSFYVAGVPVLFFHTGGHDDYHKPTDDIAKLKAREEAGILGIAIQLINNAMKEKKLTYKGEEEKK
- a CDS encoding penicillin-binding protein 1A, encoding MKKSVKLLWWVFGGGLAFLVILILLINLRLIGHMPSIEELENPRTALASQVLAEDGTVMGKYLSVDRSNIDYKDISKNVINALLATEDRGFYEHSGISAKGTIAIPFYLLIGKKRGSSTITQQLALNLQADAEGKQRARNFFARAFQKLPEWVISIKLERNFTKEEIITLYLNTVTFGDNVYGIENGARTFFSKDPSRLSLEEAAMLVGMLKGPSQFNPRRNPQMARDRRNTVIENMIDEGYITKAEGEAAKNRPIVLRYNKIDHNKGLAPYFREVLRAELKTWCKEHKKADGTEYNLYRDGLKIYTTINPRMQLYAEEAVAKHLKDLQKSFAQQSNVKSGKVWDKRQKDLESFMKESDRYKQMKDDEATDEEIKKAFSTPVKMKVFAWRSFTEPDLNDIDTVMTPMDSIKYMRAVLQAGFMAMDPESGEVKAWVGGPNFRYFKNDHVYKTKRQVGSTFKPFLYCFALMNGFSPNAMLPNEPVTIGNWTVSRNSEGSVGGSISMAGALAKSLNLVSVYLIKQIGAKAFADFAQNKIGFEGKIPEYPSIALGTPELSLFEMLRAYTMFPARGVITKPIYITRIEDRNGNILETSVPEKREVISETDSYTMVKMMEGVTAAGGTGARLRFRFNIPGEIGGKTGTTNDNTDGWFLGYTPQLLAGAWVGCENNYLRFASTALGQGANTGLPIWAYFMQKVYADKTLGVDPNSTFPIPANLHNDLYFNYDSNVQPGAEAEDVGNGAATDYEPVVDVGQYGEPVENQKKEEPAKEKEPAKEKDKPAKDPATQPKDPKALMPPKPVKKDN